A stretch of Lachancea thermotolerans CBS 6340 chromosome D complete sequence DNA encodes these proteins:
- a CDS encoding KLTH0D12562p (conserved hypothetical protein), whose protein sequence is MTQTHAKTHDADLLHRIPYPPSTIAPARKATRATRTQLNEPRATRRAPPAAKRPPHQSVSIAASPIASCQSAHFSKCRKWPATRLRLCFPEPLESEAPDLTATSISVIHQELPTFIGTQPGAHSSAL, encoded by the coding sequence ATGACCCAAACCCATGCAAAAACTCACGACGCAGATCTCCTCCACCGCATCCCATATCCACCGTCCACTATCGCCCCGGCCCGGAAAGCCACCCGGGCAACCCGCACGCAACTAAATGAACCCCGCGCAACGCGCCGAGCGCCGCCTGCAGCAAAACGCCCTCCGCACCAATCGGTCTCAATCGCGGCTTCTCCGATCGCTTCGTGCCAAAGTgcacatttttcaaaatgtcgAAAATGGCCCGCGACGCGACTTAGACTGTGTTTCCCAGAGCCGCTCGAAAGCGAAGCGCCGGACCTAACAGCGACATCAATTTCGGTGATCCATCAGGAACTCCCAACCTTTATCGGGACTCAACCGGGCGCTCACAGTTCTGCCCTTTGA
- the GUA1 gene encoding GMP synthase (glutamine-hydrolyzing) (highly similar to uniprot|P38625 Saccharomyces cerevisiae YMR217W GUA1 GMP synthase an enzyme that catalyzes the second step in the biosynthesis of GMP from inosine 5'-phosphate (IMP) transcription is not subject to regulation by guanine but is negatively regulated by nutrient starvation): MSDVEQVSSVFDTILVLDFGSQYSHLITRRLREFNVYAEMLPCTQKISELGWKPKGVILSGGPYSVYAEDAPHVDMDVFKLDVPILGICYGMQELAWINGKQVARGEKREYGPATLKVEDASSPLFEGMDHSRVWMSHGDKLHGLPTGYKVIATSDNSPFCGITHEEKPIFGIQFHPEVTHSTQGKTLLKNFAVNICKANQNWTMENFIDTEIKRIRELVGPTAEVIGAVSGGVDSTVAAKLMTEAIGERFHAILVDNGVLRLNEAANVKKTLGEGLKINLTVVDAADEFLDKLKGVTDPEKKRKIIGNTFIHVFEREAAKIQPKSGEEIEFLLQGTLYPDVIESISFKGPSQTIKTHHNVGGLLEDMKLKLIEPLRELFKDEVRHLGELLGISHELVWRHPFPGPGIAIRVLGEVTREQVEIARKADFIYIEEIRKAGLYNKISQAFACLLPVKSVGVMGDQRTYEQVIALRAIETTDFMTADWFPFEHDFLKRVASRIVNEVDGVARVTYDITSKPPATVEWE, translated from the coding sequence ATGTCCGACGTTGAACAAGTGTCAAGCGTTTTTGACACCATCTTGGTGCTGGACTTTGGGTCTCAGTACTCCCACCTTATTACCAGAAGACTCAGAGAGTTCAACGTGTACGCCGAAATGCTGCCATGCACGCAGAAAATCTCAGAGCTGGGCTGGAAGCCAAAAGGTGTTATCCTGTCGGGCGGTCCATACTCCGTGTACGCCGAGGACGCTCCACACGTCGACATGGACGTGTTCAAGCTGGATGTCCCTATCTTGGGGATTTGCTACGGTATGCAGGAGCTGGCGTGGATCAACGGTAAGCAGGTTGCTCGTGGTGAGAAGCGTGAGTACGGGCCCGCGACCTTGAAGGTCGAGGACGCATCCAGCCCGCTATTCGAGGGCATGGACCACTCCCGTGTCTGGATGTCGCACGGTGACAAGCTGCACGGGCTCCCAACCGGCTACAAGGTCATCGCCACCTCCGACAACTCTCCATTTTGCGGTATCACCCACGAAGAGAAGCCAATCTTCGGTATCCAGTTCCACCCAGAAGTCACTCACTCCACCCAGGGTAAGACtctgctgaagaactttgcCGTCAACATCTGCAAGGCCAACCAGAACTGGACCATGGAGAACTTTATCGACACTGAGATCAAGAGAATCAGGGAGCTGGTCGGCCCCACTGCTGAGGTCATCGGTGCTGTCTCTGGTGGTGTTGACTCCACCGTTGCTGCCAAGTTGATGACAGAGGCTATTGGTGAGAGATTTCACGCGATTCTGGTCGACAATGGTGTTCTGAGGCTAAACGAGGCCGCAAACGTCAAGAAGACTTTAGGCGAAGGTCTGAAAATCAACTTGACTGTTGTCGATGCCGCtgacgagtttttggacAAACTGAAGGGCGTCACTGACCCTGAGAAGAAGCGTAAGATCATCGGTAACACTTTCATTCACGTCTTTGAGAGAGAGGCCGCCAAGATCCAGCCAAAGAGTGGTGAGGAAATCGAGTTCTTGTTGCAAGGAACTCTGTACCCAGATGTCATTGAGTCTATTTCCTTCAAGGGTCCTTCTCAGACTATTAAAACTCACCACAACGTTGGTGGGCTGTTGGAAGACATGAAGCTCAAATTAATTGAGCCACTGAGGGAGCTGTTCAAAGACGAGGTCAGACACTTGGGTGAACTGCTTGGCATCTCCCACGAATTGGTTTGGAGACATCCTTTCCCTGGTCCAGGTATTGCCATCCGTGTTTTGGGTGAGGTTACCAGAGAGCAAGTGGAAATCGCCAGAAAGGCTGACTTCATCTACATTGAAGAGATCCGGAAGGCCGGCCTCTACAACAaaatttctcaagctttcgCCTGCTTGCTACCAGTCAAGTCCGTTGGTGTGATGGGTGACCAGAGAACCTATGAGCAGGTCATTGCTCTTAGAGCCATTGAGACCACTGATTTCATGACTGCTGACTGGTTCCCATTTGAGCacgatttcttgaagaggGTTGCTTCTAGAATTGTTAACGAGGTTGACGGTGTCGCTAGAGTTACTTATGACATCACCTCGAAGCCACCTGCTACTGTGGAGTGGGAATGA
- the HEM4 gene encoding uroporphyrinogen-III synthase HEM4 (similar to uniprot|P06174 Saccharomyces cerevisiae YOR278W HEM4 Uroporphyrinogen III synthase catalyzes the conversion of hydroxymethylbilane to uroporphyrinogen III the fourth step in the heme biosynthetic pathway), which produces MGGTAKVLLLKNKTCPIDPYQTIFEENGFTPVFVPLIEHKHLPHECLALFQDDNYLRQLRHIVISSQRTVECLNESIIPRLTAQQRDDLHNKVVYTVGPATASFLERCGFKNVRGGIHAGNGDILADLIIAELKGDESSDVSCLPEILLLVGETRRDIIPKKLTSAGISSRELVTYQTKTLDDNFRRFEQCYSPHSWVVFFSPQGAGEIVEYLQRNPVNVACIGPTTEKSLSKKGLNPTVVSQKPEPHSLLESLESI; this is translated from the coding sequence ATGGGTGGCACAGCAAAAGTTCTTTTGcttaaaaacaaaacttgTCCAATAGACCCTTATCAaaccatttttgaagagaatggGTTCACTCCTGTGTTTGTTCCCTTGATTGAACATAAGCACTTACCTCATGAGTGCTTAGCACTGTTCCAGGATGACAATTATCTGCGCCAGTTGCGCCATATTGTCATAAGCTCGCAACGTACTGTCGAATGTTTGAATGAATCAATAATCCCAAGACTCACGGCCCAGCAACGTGATGATTTGCACAACAAGGTAGTATACACGGTTGGCCCTGCAACTGCCtcatttcttgagagaTGCGGGTTCAAAAACGTCAGAGGCGGAATTCACGCCGGGAACGGTGACATCCTCGCAGATTTGATAATAGCTGAGCTGAAAGGGGACGAAAGTTCAGACGTTTCGTGTTTGCCTGAAATTTTACTTCTTGTGGGGGAAACTCGAAGAGATATAATACCGAAAAAGCTGACGTCAGCTGGTATTAGTTCCCGGGAACTCGTTACTTACCAAACCAAAACTCTTGACGACAACTTTCGCCGTTTTGAACAATGTTACAGCCCACATTCTTGGGTTGTATTCTTCAGCCCACAAGGTGCTGGAGAGATTGTCGAATACTTACAAAGAAATCCCGTCAACGTGGCATGCATTGGTCCCACTACGGAGAAAAGCCTGTCGAAGAAAGGTCTCAATCCTACGGTGGTTAGCCAGAAACCGGAGCCACACTCTCTCTTAGAGTCCCTGGAATCTATATAA
- the TRS130 gene encoding transport protein particle complex II subunit TRS130 (similar to uniprot|Q03660 Saccharomyces cerevisiae YMR218C TRS130 Component of the targeting complex (TRAPP) involved in ER to Golgi membrane traffic), which yields MSDKHLTNPVCFSYFDPFNAFGSIQSELEDRLPFRNLHWKPSNQNLRTIAHLPIEIIPETDESMKKCGSEPLIMFLVIICTSIDDYRAKVRPLIRQWLPPPGSNKDAGSNVSEAPAKRIVLLHSNSDISETNLFKTVSFYDKFSKDFPFLTAIEVKSIYKSEKEKTNFWNSTVNQLRKYTMEVFQQRLGYLETKLRKVPEGNTMELASLQESILNLFLAFHLNDEASKELESLRHTLFTQLGPKLSKGELEVPFQFSHMEPDVSKNSIAFQLAKENLTIYQLNRFFLIKQCELIQKSYQQTARNLRLYQLVRSFLWVIQNEFNESPMIAQFKYSFLESLNHAGIFDIEKTTTFREIQADFEIIQRDCWLDMAFGQHSFRLNGRIYPPNKVSCSSDDLKSSFENEDVFQLSFLERTKNIITLLNECNSKRYRIVDLYSVEVALLYHQRKEYQKAIDILQSCHEYYKDSCWNELAIKLLECFVDCLIKCPETHVITLGEEDVPVATVLSNSILDLLASTQSGERKAFWWDLFLSINREGGDSLMYPLDNLFEIKVENELHIARPNVYALRVKVSSQKLPQDVSVAIMRVLLKNDLDEFLEFKLIDTVIRPGDNEVYLEATEISFGNFEIISTESTVGNTIFCKEFSGPCASISLVKPLSSHNFGVAVLSSKRLELTKNSIHLKYSNVDIPEKFKLVLTIIPPQGEAQSPVAFSADGKKLSVTVTGFDTSYVEYFILHPIDEFTLKQELSFNVIASPNHNFYEKKVEKVSCALPLSISVEDIARENCFFFKFLISSSLPTEPVLFYKSCLESYEPKKYTVTGGFEPEAPILLRNRLNETSLSFFKIATQDGAKFDSVDSFQLKVRFSTLKGQIDHLVTSAILIQGYPDIASKMELYRDVWNSSVLGALSYDYDLFESDNIIKLVSSKESVEAIRKLLVTRVRDEGFLKASSRCLFELYKGFQLSHIEIKEYTKDLETSELVVGVHLPSPSKFFSVNLKAETTCEQNLKVGQLLPVDIQIDDLSSCWASESRQEKNYIFELSNSSEWIINGKRRFCLCPGKSEYRVHMIPLRRGYLKYPRVEISEDGKKAPEVYYSNMHETILIA from the coding sequence ATGTCCGATAAGCATCTGACGAATCCGGTGTGCTTTAGTTACTTCGACCCATTCAATGCCTTCGGTAGCATACAAAGCGAACTAGAAGATAGGTTGCCCTTCAGAAATTTGCACTGGAAACCTTCTAATCAAAATTTAAGAACCATAGCTCATCTCCCAATCGAAATTATACCAGAAACTGATGAGAGCATGAAAAAATGCGGCTCAGAGCCTCTCATAATGTTCCTGGTAATTATATGTACCTCGATTGATGATTACAGGGCAAAAGTGCGGCCACTCATTCGACAATGGTTGCCGCCCCCAGGGAGCAATAAAGATGCTGGGTCAAACGTTTCTGAAGCTCCTGCCAAAAGGATTGTCCTTCTTCACTCAAACTCGGACATATCCGAGACCAATCTTTTTAAGACAGTTTCATTTTATGACAAGTTTAGCAAGGACTTTCCCTTCTTGACTGCGATTGAGGTCAAATCTATTTACAAGTctgagaaagagaaaacgaATTTTTGGAACAGTACAGTCAATCAGCTCAGAAAATACACCATGGAGGTTTTCCAGCAGCGGCTTGGATATCTGGAAACAAAATTGCGGAAAGTGCCGGAAGGAAATACGATGGAACTCGCgtctcttcaagaaagtaTTCTGAACTtatttttggcttttcACTTGAATGACGAAGCCTCAAAAGAGCTAGAGAGCTTGAGACATACACTTTTCACTCAGTTAGGTCCCAAACTCAGCAAGGGAGAGCTCGAAGTCCCTTTTCAATTCAGCCATATGGAACCAGACGTTAGCAAAAACTCAATTGCCTTTCAATTGGCCAAGGAAAACCTCACTATTTACCAGTTAAACAGGTTTTTTCTCATTAAACAATGCGAACTAATACAGAAAAGCTACCAACAAACAGCAAGAAACTTGCGGCTTTACCAGCTTGTCAGGTCTTTCCTGTGGGTCATTCAGAATGAATTTAATGAATCCCCAATGATAGCGCAATTTAAATACTCTTTTCTGGAAAGCTTAAACCACGCCGGCATAtttgatattgaaaagACAACTACCTTTCGTGAAATACAGgctgattttgaaataatTCAAAGAGACTGTTGGCTGGATATGGCTTTTGGCCAGCATTCCTTCCGCTTAAATGGCAGGATCTATCCTCCTAACAAAGTTAGCTGCAGTTCAGACgatttgaagagctcattTGAGAATGAAGACGTGTTTCAATTATCtttccttgaaagaaccAAAAACATTATAACGCTTTTGAACGAATGTAACTCAAAAAGATATCGAATTGTTGACCTTTACTctgttgaagttgcttTGCTGTaccatcaaagaaaagaataTCAAAAGGCAATTGATATTTTACAGTCTTGCCATGAATACTACAAGGATTCTTGTTGGAACGAACTGGCTATTAAGTTATTGGAATGCTTTGTGGACTGTTTGATCAAGTGTCCCGAAACGCATGTTATCACTTTGGGTGAAGAAGATGTCCCTGTTGCGACCGTTTTAAGCAACTCCATTCTGGATTTGCTAGCATCAACACAGTCTGGTGAGCGAAAGGCATTTTGGTGGGACCTCTTCCTCAGCATAAACAGGGAGGGTGGCGATAGTTTGATGTACCCGCTTGATAACCTCTTTGAGATTAAAGTGGAAAACGAGCTTCATATCGCAAGACCTAACGTGTATGCACTACGCGTAAAAGTTTCCAGTCAAAAGCTGCCGCAAGATGTGTCGGTAGCGATTATGagagttttgttgaaaaatgatttaGACGAGTTCCTCGAATTCAAGCTCATAGACACCGTCATCCGCCCTGGAGACAACGAAGTTTATCTAGAAGCTACTGAAATTTCGTTCGGAAACTTCGAAATAATTAGCACTGAAAGCACAGTTGGCAACACAATTTTTTGTAAAGAGTTTTCAGGCCCCTGTGCTTCGATCTCGCTTGTCAAACCTCTTTCTTCGCACAACTTTGGTGTCGCAGTTCTATCTTCCAAACGCTTGGAGCTGACAAAAAACTCGATTCATCTGAAATACTCCAATGTCGATATACCCGAAAAGTTTAAATTGGTGCTTACTATTATTCCTCCTCAAGGCGAAGCGCAATCTCCTGTCGCTTTTAGCGCTGATGGAAAGAAACTATCTGTCACAGTTACGGGCTTTGATACATCGTATGTGGAATACTTTATCTTGCATCCTATTGATGAATTCACGTTGAAACAAGAACTCTCCTTCAATGTCATCGCTTCCCCCAATCACAATTTCTACGAGAAAAAGGTCGAAAAAGTCAGCTGTGCTCTTCCTTTGAGTATATCTGTGGAAGATATAGCACGAGAAaattgcttcttcttcaagtttttgatctcttcttccctTCCGACTGAGCCAGTTTTATTTTACAAATCATGCCTTGAATCTTACGAGCCAAAGAAGTACACCGTAACCGGAGGCTTTGAACCGGAAGCTCCTATTTTGCTTAGAAACAGGCTCAATGAAAcaagcttgagcttttttaaAATAGCAACTCAAGATGGTGCGAAGTTTGACAGTGTTGACTCATTTCAATTAAAAGTACGCTTTAGTACATTAAAAGGTCAAATAGACCACCTAGTGACAAGCGCCATCTTAATTCAAGGGTACCCAGATATTGCCTCAAAGATGGAGCTATACCGAGACGTTTGGAACAGCTCTGTTCTTGGTGCACTCTCGTACGACTATGATCTATTCGAGTCCGATAACATCATAAAACTCGTCTCCTCCAAAGAGTCGGTAGAGGCAATAAGAAAACTTTTAGTCACCAGGGTTCGTGACGagggctttttgaaagcttcatCGCGGTgcctttttgagctttatAAGGGCTTCCAACTCTCGCATATCGAAATCAAGGAATATACTAAAGATCTCGAAACTTCAGAGCTTGTAGTTGGCGTGCACCTCCCTTCTCCCTCCAAATTTTTTTCGGTTAATTTGAAAGCCGAAACAACGTGCGAGCAGAACCTCAAAGTTGGTCAACTGCTCCCGGTTGATATCCAAATCGATGACCTTAGTAGCTGTTGGGCAAGCGAAAGtagacaagaaaaaaactACATTTTCGAATTATCCAACTCCAGTGAATGGATTATCAATGGGAAGAGGAgattttgtctttgtcCCGGTAAAAGCGAATACAGAGTCCATATGATCCCACTGAGAAGAGGGTATTTGAAATATCCAAGAGTCGAAATTTCCGAGGATGGCAAGAAAGCTCCCGAAGTTTATTACTCGAACATGCATGAAACGATTTTAATAGCTTGA
- the ESC1 gene encoding Esc1p (conserved hypothetical protein), whose amino-acid sequence MNNHNRSDNNNYSRPHSSRRSLVRYNSALRRREAGKGHQPFKELRRIEKRVCKPLSSSSTHWDSKHNESSSETLSWAQSFINRGRNLLKSMNEEELKFEKSIEEQRKRSQVREKYVNSLLKESDEAKSASLEPSNSRDESERYGTDTSFKNYEDTLNNSLAFTDKANSSAVSSLSSQSRESSGSALSASQPDNGIASERQNDARITEDDNVVIMLSDKESEYSDPSSAGSRQYDGPEDAEDAVQYPKEARDDLEDDNNSFGGTQGSSGVEVTVDLTSEEENLDQDENVSGYEDENEIEDEDENQDQDQDQNEDEDENENEKEEEEKEKKENGGEDDDEEVDEFEIEEVTGNETENENGEFSDPKSTGGFMQAERIETEDADMVQDEYEERNQYRTNDENDLKNTDSDFDTDNDQEGHQSTDFGDQDNHEIPVLSATLPEDDEVNEAYSYEDIACRAINQVGRKQEAEAESSLSIGVSNGLGPHSYHELEDISDPNCAPQNDQVRSSASRENADSKPGAIANEYVLENLDGEKARLHEDQGVDSTVMISDDENISESLHLEQEGKNGTSNVDFVEHPFHLRTTDAGEQSSFINDSAYFSCNTENFDIKATDILKGQNQKPDNYGSESNTPKSGRYALVYLDSYYNSSDENESASKINETAIEKYISPFDTDPFQRDEPEIEIQSLKKVMTALEVAPSSQVIMASNGSPSVAQEMAQEADENSVGPCVVQASTDNKETDVQGFREAEMHLDNINISEISNIRDNDSAKNDNDNENDLNESSKGMPASNEPRNSCIEETLKAPEPVSDLKEADEILSPVGASDKVRAAFEGDAPLQSPSPVFIKSAKVLEERFEAIDSRQFREQGASPGDEKELEEYVTSFLEDPSEQEKSIAEKEKHVVSEFHESFLVEEMDNYREASVCGAIVTEPVVSCPESDEELPTFFSAIANLTQEEEYSSVEVTIQQSSGSDRHLASSASPDSLQKASSFVEESTKSETSTGSSQSFDSPFKRRYSESFTDTPQNDRNKRTKFSFTDFFKGGALENRESQRKQRLLPNFGDQWKTLNFVPRLSLWRAHDGGKANILSKPHDLYTNVKSSLLGVAAKAKDRAASNIRHNIRRLEVPDIVYDADISTDTDSQQSNPESEQTGSGNAKERESYDWGDSEELRGPELSDSGPQNVVDESKIFISANAPVSFLNLSPASSSDSEYEHHVGKTTTCGHKTDTNAGLVVSGSIGSDDNKKEEKVEGSASLIGWMASGSSSVSGNPASSSQSSDSTSAGDVYSATRLPGKATTSGGPPSNNSNLRKSLDDIFSTASVENIAPTFGDFSRVDSRPEFTISNSSPSADTDSLSSYSDTDTESTISPSDDSDDEDDEEEKSAKLNKAFYSLSRRKLRSRPSRKGRQSRI is encoded by the coding sequence ATGAACAACCACAACCGGAGTGACAATAATAACTATTCCCGGCCCCATTCCTCAAGGAGGAGCTTGGTTCGTTACAATTCCGCTCTCAGAAGGAGGGAGGCTGGCAAGGGACATCAGCCGTTCAAAGAATTGCGAAGAATAGAAAAAAGGGTCTGTAAACCATTAAGCTCGTCTAGCACGCATTGGGATTCTAAGCACAATGAAAGTAGCTCCGAAACCCTTTCTTGGGCACAATCCTTCATAAACAGGGGTAGAAATTTATTGAAGTCAATgaatgaagaggagcttAAGTTCGAGAAGAGTATTGAAGAGCAGAGAAAAAGATCACAAGTTCGCGAAAAATACGTCAACTCGCTTTTAAAAGAGTCAGATGAGGCCAAATCTGCAAGTCTGGAGCCCAGCAATAGCCGGGACGAATCTGAGCGGTATGGCACGGATACATCGTTCAAGAATTACGAGGACACGCTAAACAACAGTTTGGCTTTCACTGATAAGGCTAATTCATCAGCAGTTTCGAGTTTGAGTTCTCAGTCCAGGGAGAGCTCAGGTTCAGCTCTTTCAGCATCTCAACCCGATAACGGCATTGCAAGTGAGAGGCAAAACGACGCCCGGATTACTGAGGATGATAACGTAGTAATAATGCTTAGCGACAAGGAGAGTGAGTACTCCGATCCATCTTCTGCGGGGTCGAGACAATATGATGGCCCTGAGGACGCTGAAGACGCGGTACAATACCCTAAGGAAGCAAGAGACGACTTAGAGGATGATAACAACAGCTTTGGTGGAACACAAGGTTCAAGTGGAGTCGAGGTAACAGTAGATTTAACcagtgaagaagaaaacctGGACCAAGACGAAAATGTGAGCGGATATGAGgatgaaaacgaaattgaagatgaagatgagaatCAGGATCAGGATCAGGATCAgaatgaagatgaagatgaaaatgaaaacgagaaagaagaggaagagaaagagaaaaaggaAAACGGGGGcgaagatgatgatgaagaagttgacgaattcgaaattgaagaagttacTGGAAATGAGACTGAAAACGAAAATGGAGAGTTCTCTGACCCTAAATCAACTGGAGGCTTTATGCAAGCAGAAAGGATTGAGACAGAAGATGCGGACATGGTTCAAGACGAGTACGAAGAAAGAAATCAATACAGAACGaatgatgaaaatgacCTAAAAAACACTGATAGCGATTTTGATACAGACAACgatcaagaaggacatCAATCTACCGATTTTGGTGATCAAGACAACCACGAAATACCTGTATTAAGCGCGACACTACCGGAAGACGATGAGGTGAATGAGGCCTACAGCTATGAGGATATCGCATGTCGTGCCATAAACCAAGTTGGTAGGAAGCAAGAGGCAGAAGCCGAGTCTTCCCTTTCAATTGGTGTCAGCAATGGACTAGGGCCACACTCATATCACGAGTTGGAGGATATTAGTGATCCGAATTGTGCACCCCAGAACGACCAAGTTCGTAGTAGCGCGTCCAGAGAGAATGCTGATAGCAAACCTGGAGCTATAGCGAACGAATACGTTCTTGAGAATTTGGATGGCGAAAAAGCTCGCCTCCACGAAGATCAAGGAGTTGATTCAACAGTGATGATTTCagatgatgaaaacatTAGTGAGAGTTTGCACCTCGAACAAGAAGGGAAAAATGGAACGTCGAATGTcgattttgttgaacacCCATTTCATCTGCGTACTACCGACGCTGGCGAACAATCTTCGTTCATAAACGATTCAGCGTACTTCTCGTGTAATACCGAGAATTTTGATATAAAAGCTACGGACATCTTGAAAGGACAAAATCAGAAGCCTGACAATTATGGTAGTGAAAGCAACACCCCAAAATCTGGAAGATACGCTTTAGTATATTTGGATTCATACTATAACAGTTCAGACGAGAATGAAAGTGCATCCAAAATAAACGAAACTgccattgaaaaatacATTTCTCCGTTTGATACTGATCCATTCCAGCGAGATGAACCTGAAATTGAAATCCAAAGtctcaaaaaagtcatgACAGCCCTTGAAGTGGCCCCATCCTCCCAAGTCATAATGGCCTCGAATGGAAGCCCTTCAGTCGCTCAAGAAATGGCCCAAGAGGCTGATGAAAATTCGGTTGGACCGTGCGTGGTGCAGGCGAGCACAGATAACAAGGAAACCGATGTGCAAGGTTTCAGGGAAGCTGAAATGCACCTAGACAATATTAATATCAGTGAAATATCGAATATTAGGGACAACGACTCTGCGAAAAATGACAACGACAATGAAAACGACCTAAATGAATCTAGTAAGGGAATGCCTGCAAGCAATGAGCCAAGAAACAGCTGtattgaagaaactttAAAAGCACCGGAACCTGTATCAGATCTCAAGGAGGCTGATGAAATCCTGAGTCCTGTAGGCGCATCTGATAAAGTGCGCGCTGCCTTTGAAGGAGACGCTCCGTTGCAGTCCCCTAGCCCAGTTTTTATTAAAAGTGCTAAAGTTCTCGAAGAGCGGTTTGAAGCTATTGATTCGAGACAATTTCGTGAACAAGGTGCTTCACCTGGCGATGAGaaagagctcgaggagTATGTCACGTCATTTCTCGAAGATCCTTCTGAACAGGAGAAATCAATCgcagagaaagaaaagcacGTTGTTTCAGAATTTCACGAAAGTTTCCTTGTGGAGGAAATGGACAATTacagagaagcttctgTTTGCGGAGCAATTGTAACAGAGCCAGTAGTGTCTTGTCCAGAAAGTGATGAGGAGCTGCCGACCTTTTTCTCGGCAATTGCCAATCTAACCCAAGAGGAGGAATATAGCAGCGTTGAAGTCACAATCCAACAGAGTAGTGGCAGTGACAGGCATTTGGCTAGCAGCGCGAGCCCTGATTCCTTGCAAAAAGCTAgcagttttgttgaagaaagcacaaaaaGCGAAACCTCAACTGGCTCATCGCAAAGTTTCGATTCTCCCTTTAAAAGACGCTATTCAGAAAGCTTTACTGACACACCACAAAATGATAGAAACAAGCGCACCAAATTTTCTTTTAcagatttcttcaaaggaGGGGCTTTAGAAAACAGAGAATCACAGCGGAAACAAAGGCTTCTCCCAAACTTTGGCGATCAatggaaaacattgaaTTTTGTACCTCGGCTTTCACTTTGGAGGGCCCATGACGGAGGAAAAGCAAATATACTCTCAAAACCTCATGATCTTTATACAAATGTCAAATCATCCCTTCTGGGCGTTGCAGCTAAAGCCAAGGACAGAGCTGCATCTAATATCCGACACAACATCAGACGTTTAGAAGTTCCGGATATTGTGTATGATGCTGACATAAGCACAGATACCGACTCCCAACAGTCAAACCCTGAATCCGAGCAAACTGGGTCGGGAAATGCTAAGGAGAGGGAATCTTATGACTGGGGTGATTCTGAAGAACTTAGAGGTCCAGAGCTTTCTGACAGCGGCCCTCAGAATGTGGTTGATGAgtcgaaaatttttataaGTGCCAATGCGCCAGTATCATTTCTGAACCTCTCTCCGGCTAGTAGCTCTGATTCTGAATATGAGCATCATGTGGGAAAAACTACCACCTGTGGCCACAAAACGGATACCAACGCAGGTCTTGTTGTTAGCGGCTCGATTGGGAGTGAcgacaacaaaaaagaagaaaaagtggAGGGCTCTGCGTCTCTAATAGGCTGGATGGCCTCCGGTAGTAGTTCTGTCTCAGGGAACCCCGCGTCTTCGTCACAAAGCTCTGATTCTACGTCCGCAGGAGATGTTTATTCAGCCACTCGATTACCTGGTAAGGCTACAACGTCGGGCGGCCCCCCttccaacaacagcaaTTTGCGGAAATCACTAGATGATATCTTCTCTACAGCAAGCGTCGAAAATATTGCACCAACTTTCGGAGACTTTTCAAGAGTGGATTCACGTCCAGAATTCACAATCAGTAATTCCAGCCCATCCGCAGATACTGattctttgagttcttATTCAGACACAGACACTGAGAGCACTATATCGCCAAGTGACGACAgtgacgacgaagatgacgaagaggaaaagagcGCCAAACTTAACAAAGCATTCTATTCCTTATCCAGGCGCAAACTGCGTTCTCGTCCGAGTAGGAAAGGACGACAGTCCCGTATATAG